GAGCGATTTTCTCAAAAAGTTGTCTCAATGTGCAATTCTTTCCTATTTGTTTACTTGCAATTTTTCCTTTACAAATTCCATCGATTAAACCTCTAGTAATCACTTCTTTAATCTTAGATGCACTATATCCTTTATTCTTATAAACCTGATATTCTTTTATAGCTCTAATTATGGGCCTTGGTCCGGGAAGTTCTAAATCAAATCTATTATACTCATCTAAATCAAAATGTTCTTTAAAATCATCACTTAAATAATTAGTACCATTTCTAATAATTTCTTTAATTTCTCCAATATAATTTATAAATTCTGATGTAAGTTCATACAACTCTTCAACTTTCTCATTAGGAGTATCTAACTTTTTATTTCCTTCATTATTATAAAATAAATATTTCTTTATTATACCTTCTGTATTATCAGGAACTTTTTTACCATTAGAATGATAACACCATGTTCCATCTTTTTTTATAACAAATGAAAATTCTTCTTCTAATTCTTTTTTAGATTTATCTTTTTCTTGAGACATATCTTTTATTATTACCCCTCTTTCTTCTACTTCTTCATCAAGTATGTCTTTTTCATTTAAGATCTTAGCTTTTACTAAAGCTATTCTTACTTGTAAATCATGATTCAAATCTTCAAACTTGATATATTTACATCTATCTGCAACTGCAGGTTCTATATCTGCCATACCAGGAGACGTACCAGGATTATAAGAAATAATACATAAATATCCTGGATTGACTTTAACTTCCTTTTGATCCGGTGTTCTTAATGTAGCATCTTCTTCTAAAGTGCTATTCAATCCTTTTTGAACACCAACTCTTACTTGATTAAATTCATCCAAATAACAAATTTCTCCTTTTTTCATAGATTTAGGTATAACACCTTCAACAAATTTTGTATCTGTAGCTCTACTACCTTCTTCTCCAACCGCAGTTAATTTTTCTCCACCAATAATATCTTCTAACATTGTGTCTTCAGAACAATTAAAACGATTAACTTCAGTTTCTAATAATTTTCCCAAGAATTTAACAAGTTCAGTCTTACCAACTCCAGGCTCGCCTTCAAGCACTACAGGGTTATGA
This genomic interval from Candidatus Woesearchaeota archaeon contains the following:
- a CDS encoding AAA family ATPase; the protein is MIKEKDTGFYIANQDQAGFDEIQRLLISYTNHNPVVLEGEPGVGKTELVKFLGKLLETEVNRFNCSEDTMLEDIIGGEKLTAVGEEGSRATDTKFVEGVIPKSMKKGEICYLDEFNQVRVGVQKGLNSTLEEDATLRTPDQKEVKVNPGYLCIISYNPGTSPGMADIEPAVADRCKYIKFEDLNHDLQVRIALVKAKILNEKDILDEEVEERGVIIKDMSQEKDKSKKELEEEFSFVIKKDGTWCYHSNGKKVPDNTEGIIKKYLFYNNEGNKKLDTPNEKVEELYELTSEFINYIGEIKEIIRNGTNYLSDDFKEHFDLDEYNRFDLELPGPRPIIRAIKEYQVYKNKGYSASKIKEVITRGLIDGICKGKIASKQIGKNCTLRQLFEKIAQAKGLLNKGSDYADIPISD